The following are encoded together in the Peromyscus maniculatus bairdii isolate BWxNUB_F1_BW_parent chromosome 22, HU_Pman_BW_mat_3.1, whole genome shotgun sequence genome:
- the Ddx1 gene encoding ATP-dependent RNA helicase DDX1 has product MAAFSEMGVMPEIAQAVEEMDWLLPTDIQAESIPLILGGGDVLMAAETGSGKTGAFSIPVIQIVYETLKDQQEGKKGKTTIKTGASVLNKWQMNPYDRGSAFAIGSDGLCCQSREVKEWHGCRATKGLLKGKHYYEVSCHDQGLCRVGWSTMQASLDLGTDKFGFGFGGTGKKSHNKQFDNYGEEFTMHDTIGCYLDIDKGHVKFSKNGKDLGLAFEIPAHIKNQALFPACVLKNAELKFNFGEEEFKFPPKDGFVALSKAPDNYVVKSQQTGSAQVSQTKFLPNAPKALIVEPSRELAEQTLNNVKQFKKYIDNPKLRELLIIGGVAARDQLSVLENGVDIVVGTPGRLDDLVSTGKLILSQVRFLVLDEADGLLSQGYSDFINRMHSQIPQITSDGKRLQVIVCSATLHSFDVKKLSEKIMHFPTWVDLKGEDSVPDTVHHVVVPVNPKTDKLWERLGKNHIRTDDVHAKDNTRPGANSAEMWSEAIKILKGEYAVRAIKEHKMDQAIIFCRTKIDCDNLEQYFVQQGGGPDKKGHQFSCVCLHGDRKPHERKQNLERFKKGDVRFLICTDVAARGIDIHGVPYVINVTLPDEKQNYVHRIGRVGRAERMGLAISLVATEKEKVWYHVCSNRGKGCYNTRLKEDGGCTIWYNEMQLLSEIEEHLNCTISQVEPDIKVPVDEFDGKVTYGQKRAAGGGNYKGHVDILAPTVQELAALEKEAQTSFLHLGYLPNQLFRTF; this is encoded by the exons ATGGCGGCCTTCTCCG agatggGTGTCATGCCTGAGATTGCACAAGCGGTGGAAGAGATGGATTGGCT TCTACCAACTGATATCCAGGCAGAATCTATCCCATTGATCCTAGGAGGAGGTGATGTTCTTATG gcagcagaaacaggaagtggaaaAACTGGT GCGTTTAGTATTCCAGTTATCCAGATCGTGTATGAGACCCTGAAGGaccaacaggaaggaaagaaggggaaaacaACCATTAAAACTGGTGCTTCGG TGCTCAACAAGTGGCAGATGAACCCATATGACAGAGGGTCTGCTTTTG CAATTGGGTCGGACGGCCTGTGTTGTCAGAGCAGAGAAGTGAAGGAATGGCATGGGTGCAGAGCGACCAAAGGCTTGCTGAAAG GGAAACACTACTATGAGGTATCCTGTCATGACCAGGGGCTGTGCAGAGTTGGCTGGTCTACCATGCAGGCCTCCTTAGACCTCG GTACTGACAAGTTTGGATTTGGCTTCGGTGGAACAGGAAAGAAATCCCATAATAAACAGTTTGATAATTACGGAGAG GAATTCACCATGCACGATACCATTGGATGCTACTTAGATATTGATAAGGGGCATGTGAAGTTCTCCAAGAATG gaaaagatcTTGGTCTGGCATTTGAAATACCAGCACATATAAAAAACCAAGCGCTCTTCCCTGCCTGTGTTCTGAAG AATGCTGAATTGAAATTTAACTTTGGTGAAGAAGAATTTAAGTTTCCACCAAAAGATGGTTTTGTTGCTCTTTCCAAGGCCCCAGATAACTACGTCGTCAAGTCACAGCAAACAG gTAGTGCACAGGTGTCCCAAACAAAATTTCTCCCTAATGCTCCCAAAGCTCTCATTGTGGAACCCTCTCGGGAGTTAGCTGAGCAAACCTTGAACAACGTGAAGCAGTTTAAGAAGTATATTGATAACCCTAAGTTACG GGAGCTTCTCATAATTGGAGGTGTTGCAGCTCGGGATCAGCTCTCTGTTTTGGAGAATGGG GTTGATATTGTCGTCGGTACTCCAGGAAGACTAGATGATTTGGTATCAACTGGAAAGCTCATCTTGTCTCAAGTCAGATTCTTGGTTCTGGATGAAGCA GATGGGCTTCTATCCCAAGGTTATTCTGACTTTATTAATAGGATGCACAGTCAGATTCCTCAGATTACTTCTGATGGAAAAAGACTTCAG gtGATTGTTTGCTCTGCCACTCTGCATTCTTTCGATGTAAAGAAGCTGTCTGAGAAGATAATGCATTTTCCCACTTGGGTCGATTTGAAAGGGGAAGACTCTGTTCCAGATACTGTGCACCATGTCGTCGTCCCTGTCAATCCAAAAACTGATAAGCTCTGGGAAAGGCTGGGGAAGAATCACATTCGA ACTGATGATGTACACGCAAAAGATAACACGAGACCTGGTGCTAACAGTGCAG AGATGTGGTCTGAAGCTATTAAAATCCTTAAGGGGGAGTATGCTGTCCGAGCAATCAAGGAGCACAAGATGGATCAAGCGATTATCTTCTGTAGAACTAAAATTGACTGCGATAACTTGGAGCAGTACTTTGTGCAACAAGGAGGAG GACCTGATAAAAAAGGACACCAGTTCTCATGTGTGTGTCTTCACGGCGACAGAAAGCCTCATGAGAGAAAGCAAAACTTGGAAAGATTTAAG AAAGGAGACGTAAGATTCTTGATTTGCACAGATGTAGCTGCGAGAGGAATTGACATCCACGGTGTTCCTTATG TTATAAATGTCACCCTGCCTGATGAGAAGCAGAACTATGTGCACCGGATTGGCAGAGTGGGACGAGCTGAAAG GATGGGCCTGGCCATTTCCCTGgtggcaacagaaaaagaaaag GTTTGGTACCATGTATGCAGCAACCGTGGGAAAGGATGCTATAACACGAGGCTCAAGGAAGATGGTGGCTGTACCATCTGGTACAATGAAATGCAG CTCCTTTCCGAAATAGAAGAACACCTGAACTGCACCATTTCCCAGGTGGAGCCAGACATCAAGGTTCCGGTGGATGAGTTTGATGGGAAAGTTACGTATGGTCAGAAGAGGGCTGCTGGCG GTGGAAACTATAAAGGCCATGTGGATATCTTGGCACCTACCGTTCAGGAGTTGGCCGCCCTTGAGAAGGAAGCACAGACATCTTTCCTGCACCTTGGCTACCTTCCCAACCAGCTGTTCCGAACCTTCTGA